The Pantoea phytobeneficialis genome has a segment encoding these proteins:
- the cydD gene encoding heme ABC transporter permease/ATP-binding protein CydD has translation MNKSRQQELLRWLRQQRHHGARSLRLVSLLGFASALVIIAQAWLLATLLQALIIAHQPRTELLSQFALLLLCFVLRAALNYGREMAGQRAGMAIRRALRQQVLDRLNTLGPAWIQGKPAGSWATLLLEQIEEMQEYYARYLPQMSLAVFIPCAILVAIFPINWAAGLILLVTAPLIPLFMAMVGMGAADANRRNFLALARLSGDFYDRLRGRETLRLFDRASAEQQAITRSTTDFRQRTMEVLRLAFLSSAVLEFFASLAIAVVAVYFGFSYLGELNFGHYHGGVTLFAGFLALILAPEFFQPLRDLGTFYHAKAQAVGGADALDRFLQESPEVQSDESGEPFTFSAPLQLTAQDLVVMTAKGESLSQPLSFNLSAGKRVALVGQSGAGKTALMNVLLGFLPYHGSLKINGHELRDMPRSDWQHHLAWVGQNPHLPAATLRDNVLMGRTVSEAELENALNQAGVTEFLPRLPQGLDTTLGDGATGLSVGQAQRIAVARALLKPAQLLLLDEPGSGLDSQSEQRVMSALKQAATRQTTLMITHQLSDLASWDEIWVMQNGQLVQQGDWQQLHQQEGPLREMVQHRQREIA, from the coding sequence ATGAACAAATCGCGACAACAGGAACTTCTCCGCTGGCTCCGCCAGCAACGTCATCACGGTGCGCGTAGTTTGCGTCTGGTTTCTCTATTGGGATTTGCCAGCGCCCTGGTGATTATCGCCCAAGCCTGGCTGCTCGCCACGCTACTTCAAGCTCTGATTATCGCCCATCAACCTCGCACGGAACTGTTGAGCCAGTTTGCCCTGTTGCTGCTGTGTTTTGTGCTGCGTGCCGCGCTGAATTATGGTCGCGAAATGGCAGGCCAGCGCGCCGGAATGGCGATTCGCCGCGCCTTGCGTCAGCAGGTTCTGGACCGTCTGAATACGTTGGGTCCGGCATGGATTCAGGGCAAGCCCGCCGGTAGCTGGGCCACCCTGCTGCTGGAGCAAATTGAGGAGATGCAGGAATATTACGCGCGCTATCTGCCACAGATGTCGCTGGCGGTGTTTATTCCCTGCGCCATTCTGGTGGCGATCTTCCCGATTAACTGGGCAGCTGGCCTGATTTTACTGGTTACAGCACCCTTGATTCCGCTGTTTATGGCAATGGTCGGTATGGGCGCGGCCGATGCCAACCGCCGCAATTTCCTTGCGCTGGCGCGTCTGAGCGGTGATTTCTACGATCGTCTGCGTGGCCGTGAAACATTGCGCCTGTTTGATCGCGCCAGTGCAGAACAACAGGCCATCACCCGCAGCACCACCGATTTTCGTCAGCGCACCATGGAAGTTCTGCGTCTGGCCTTCCTCTCTTCGGCGGTGCTGGAGTTTTTTGCCTCCCTGGCGATTGCCGTGGTCGCGGTGTACTTCGGCTTTTCCTATCTTGGCGAGCTGAATTTTGGTCATTACCACGGCGGCGTCACGCTGTTTGCCGGTTTCCTGGCCTTAATCCTCGCGCCCGAATTCTTCCAGCCGCTACGCGATTTAGGCACTTTTTATCATGCTAAAGCCCAGGCGGTGGGCGGTGCCGATGCACTGGATCGTTTCCTGCAAGAAAGCCCGGAAGTGCAATCTGACGAATCAGGCGAGCCGTTCACCTTCTCCGCCCCGCTTCAACTAACAGCCCAGGATCTGGTGGTAATGACGGCCAAAGGAGAGTCACTGTCCCAGCCGTTGAGCTTTAACCTGAGCGCAGGTAAACGGGTCGCGCTGGTAGGGCAAAGCGGTGCCGGTAAAACCGCGCTGATGAATGTCCTGCTCGGCTTTCTCCCCTATCATGGCTCCCTGAAAATTAATGGTCACGAGTTGCGTGATATGCCACGTTCAGACTGGCAACACCATCTCGCCTGGGTCGGCCAAAACCCGCACCTTCCGGCTGCCACCTTGCGCGACAATGTGCTGATGGGACGTACCGTGAGTGAGGCTGAACTGGAAAACGCCCTCAATCAAGCCGGGGTCACTGAATTTCTGCCGCGTTTACCTCAGGGGCTGGATACAACGCTCGGCGATGGCGCAACCGGCTTATCCGTCGGCCAGGCACAGCGCATTGCCGTTGCGCGTGCCCTGCTGAAACCGGCACAACTGCTGCTGCTCGATGAACCCGGTTCTGGCCTGGATAGCCAAAGCGAGCAGCGCGTGATGAGCGCCCTGAAACAGGCCGCTACGCGGCAAACCACCCTGATGATTACGCACCAACTCAGCGATCTTGCCAGTTGGGATGAGATCTGGGTGATGCAAAACGGCCAACTGGTGCAACAGGGTGACTGGCAGCAGTTGCATCAGCAGGAAGGTCCGTTGCGTGAGATGGTGCAACATCGCCAGAGGGAGATTGCCTGA
- the infA gene encoding translation initiation factor IF-1, whose product MAKEDNIEMQGTVLDTLPNTMFRVELENGHVVTAHISGKMRKNYIRILTGDKVTVELTPYDLSKGRIVFRSR is encoded by the coding sequence ATGGCCAAAGAAGACAATATTGAAATGCAAGGTACCGTACTGGATACGTTACCTAACACCATGTTCCGCGTAGAGCTTGAAAACGGGCACGTGGTTACCGCTCATATCTCCGGTAAAATGCGCAAAAACTACATCCGCATCCTGACGGGCGACAAAGTGACTGTCGAGTTGACCCCGTACGACCTGAGCAAAGGCCGCATTGTCTTCCGTAGTCGCTGA
- the clpA gene encoding ATP-dependent Clp protease ATP-binding subunit ClpA produces MLNQELELSLNMAFARAREHRHEFMTVEHLLLALLSNPSAREALEACTVDIVALRQELEAFIEQTTPVLPASEEERDTQPTLSFQRVLQRAVFHVQSSGRSEVSGANVLVAIFSEQESQAAYLLRKHEVSRLDVVNFISHGTRKDEPGQAQNAENPVNEEQAGGEERMENFTTNLNQLARVGGIDPLIGREKELERAIQVLCRRRKNNPLLVGESGVGKTAIAEGLAWRIVQGDVPEVMKDCTIYSLDIGSLLAGTKYRGDFEKRFKALLKQLEQDNSSILFIDEIHTIIGAGAASGGQVDAANLIKPLLSSGKIRVMGSTTYQEFSNIFEKDRALARRFQKIDITEPSVEETVQILNGLKPKYEAHHDVRYTAKAVRAAVELAVKYINDRHLPDKAIDVIDEAGARARLVPASKRKKTVNVSDIETVVARIARIPEQSVSATDRDTLKNLGDRLKMLVFGQDNAIEALTEAIKMSRAGLGQERKPVGSFLFAGPTGVGKTEVTVQLAKALGIELLRFDMSEYMERHTVSRLIGAPPGYVGFDQGGLLTDAVIKHPHAVVLLDEIEKAHPDVFNLLLQVMDNGMLTDNNGRKADFRNVVLVMTTNAGVRETERKSIGLIQQDNSTDAMEEIKKIFTPEFRNRLDNIIWFRHLSTEVIHQVVDKFIVELQAQLDAKGVSLEVSDDARDWLAEKGYDKAMGARPMARTVQENLKKPLANELLFGSLVDGGSVSVALDKEKNQLTYHFLSAEKRKTEGTVH; encoded by the coding sequence ATGCTCAATCAAGAACTGGAACTCAGTTTAAACATGGCTTTCGCCAGAGCGCGTGAGCACCGTCATGAGTTTATGACCGTCGAGCATCTGTTGCTGGCTCTGCTCAGCAACCCGTCGGCCAGAGAGGCACTGGAAGCCTGTACGGTGGATATCGTGGCTCTGCGACAGGAACTCGAAGCCTTCATCGAACAAACCACACCGGTGTTGCCTGCCAGTGAAGAAGAGCGCGATACGCAACCGACGCTCAGCTTCCAGCGCGTGCTGCAACGTGCGGTTTTCCATGTCCAGTCATCCGGGCGCAGCGAAGTATCGGGTGCCAATGTGCTGGTCGCCATTTTCAGCGAGCAGGAGTCGCAAGCGGCTTATCTGCTGCGTAAACACGAAGTGAGCCGCCTCGATGTGGTGAACTTTATCTCCCACGGTACGCGTAAAGACGAGCCTGGCCAGGCACAGAATGCGGAAAATCCGGTTAACGAAGAGCAAGCAGGCGGGGAGGAACGTATGGAAAACTTCACCACCAATCTTAATCAGCTTGCTCGAGTCGGTGGGATAGACCCGCTGATCGGCCGCGAGAAAGAGCTGGAACGGGCTATTCAGGTATTGTGCCGTCGCCGTAAAAACAACCCGCTGCTGGTGGGGGAATCCGGTGTCGGTAAAACCGCGATTGCGGAAGGCCTTGCCTGGCGGATTGTGCAGGGTGATGTGCCGGAAGTGATGAAAGATTGCACCATCTATTCACTGGACATCGGTTCGCTGCTGGCGGGCACCAAGTATCGTGGTGACTTTGAAAAACGTTTCAAAGCGCTGCTGAAGCAGCTGGAGCAGGACAACAGCAGCATTCTGTTCATCGATGAAATCCACACCATCATTGGTGCGGGAGCGGCATCGGGTGGTCAGGTGGATGCAGCGAACCTGATCAAGCCGTTGCTTTCCAGCGGTAAAATTCGCGTGATGGGGTCAACCACCTATCAGGAATTCAGTAACATTTTTGAGAAAGATCGGGCGTTGGCGCGTCGTTTCCAGAAAATCGACATCACTGAACCGTCGGTTGAAGAAACGGTGCAAATCCTTAACGGTCTGAAACCGAAATACGAAGCGCACCACGATGTTCGCTATACCGCCAAAGCGGTCCGTGCGGCGGTGGAGCTGGCGGTGAAATACATCAACGATCGTCATCTGCCTGATAAGGCAATCGACGTGATCGATGAAGCGGGTGCGCGTGCGCGCCTGGTACCAGCCAGCAAACGTAAAAAAACGGTCAATGTCTCGGATATTGAGACGGTGGTTGCGCGTATTGCGCGTATTCCGGAACAAAGCGTCTCGGCAACCGATCGCGATACGCTGAAAAACCTCGGCGATCGTCTGAAAATGCTGGTATTTGGTCAGGATAATGCCATCGAGGCACTGACTGAAGCCATCAAGATGAGCCGTGCGGGTCTTGGCCAGGAACGTAAACCGGTGGGTTCCTTCCTGTTTGCCGGTCCGACCGGGGTAGGTAAAACCGAGGTGACGGTGCAGCTGGCGAAAGCGCTGGGCATTGAGCTGCTGCGTTTCGATATGTCGGAATATATGGAGCGTCATACCGTCAGCCGTCTGATTGGTGCGCCTCCGGGCTATGTCGGTTTTGACCAGGGTGGCTTGCTCACCGATGCGGTGATCAAACATCCACACGCCGTGGTGTTGCTGGATGAAATCGAGAAAGCGCATCCGGATGTGTTCAACCTGTTGTTGCAGGTGATGGACAACGGCATGTTGACGGATAACAACGGTCGCAAAGCCGATTTCCGTAACGTGGTGCTGGTGATGACCACCAACGCCGGGGTTCGTGAAACCGAGCGTAAATCGATTGGTCTGATTCAGCAGGACAACAGCACTGACGCGATGGAAGAGATCAAAAAGATCTTTACGCCGGAGTTCCGTAACCGTCTCGACAACATTATCTGGTTCCGTCACCTGTCGACTGAGGTGATTCATCAGGTGGTGGATAAATTTATTGTTGAGCTTCAGGCTCAGCTGGATGCGAAAGGCGTGTCGCTGGAAGTTAGCGATGATGCGCGTGACTGGCTGGCTGAAAAAGGTTACGACAAAGCAATGGGTGCACGTCCAATGGCGCGTACCGTGCAGGAAAACCTGAAAAAACCGCTCGCCAACGAACTGTTGTTCGGTTCACTGGTAGATGGTGGCTCAGTCTCCGTCGCGCTGGATAAAGAGAAAAACCAGCTGACGTATCACTTCCTGAGTGCGGAAAAACGCAAAACCGAAGGTACCGTGCATTAA
- the cydC gene encoding heme ABC transporter ATP-binding protein/permease CydC → MHSLMPFLRLWRRHPWRLGLGIVLAIATLLASIGLLTLSGWFLAASSVAGVAGLYSFNYMLPAAGVRGAAIIRTAARYFERLVSHDATFRVLQHLRVFTFSKLIALAPQQLAQFRQGDLLNRFVSDVDTLDHLYLRVISPLIGAAAVILAVTLGLSWLDVPLALLLGGIMLATLLLMPPLFWRVGAAAGQRIARHQANWRLQLTLWLTGLAELQIYGTAVRWRAQLDQEETDWQQAQRKQHRLQALAQSLLLLITGVTVTLLLWISAAGVGYDSAPGALIALFVFCGLAAFEALAPVAGAFLPLAQVTSAAQRVQEIIDQPPAIRFPSAKIHSTPGISLALDNIQFSYPQRPEAVLNHFSLHLQPGEHLALLGPTGCGKSSLLALITRGWEAQQGSITLNDQPLANWDEASLRQRISVVTQRVHLFSQTLRDNLLLAAPTASDEQLIEALHQVGLGHLADHSEGLNAWMGEGGRPLSGGELRRLAIARAVLHGGDLWLLDEPTEGLDATTEQQILTLLQQVSHGKTLIMVTHRLSGLTHMDRICVMDQGQIIESGTHDELISKAGRYWRFHQRFAL, encoded by the coding sequence ATGCATAGCCTGATGCCTTTTTTACGTCTGTGGCGACGCCATCCGTGGCGTCTTGGTCTGGGGATCGTGCTGGCCATCGCCACGCTGTTAGCCAGCATCGGCCTGCTGACGCTCTCCGGCTGGTTCCTCGCCGCCTCTTCGGTGGCCGGCGTTGCCGGTTTGTACAGTTTCAACTACATGTTGCCCGCCGCTGGCGTGCGTGGTGCAGCCATTATTCGTACTGCCGCCCGCTATTTTGAGCGTCTGGTCAGCCACGACGCGACCTTCCGCGTATTGCAGCATTTGCGTGTCTTTACTTTCAGTAAATTAATTGCGCTGGCACCGCAACAACTGGCGCAGTTCCGTCAGGGTGATTTGCTGAACCGCTTTGTCAGCGATGTCGATACGCTAGACCACCTTTATCTGCGTGTGATCTCCCCGCTGATTGGCGCGGCGGCGGTGATTCTCGCCGTGACGCTGGGATTATCCTGGCTGGATGTGCCACTGGCGCTGCTGCTGGGCGGCATCATGTTAGCAACCTTGTTGCTGATGCCACCGCTGTTTTGGCGCGTTGGCGCAGCGGCAGGTCAGCGTATTGCACGCCATCAGGCCAACTGGCGGTTACAGCTGACGCTGTGGCTCACTGGTTTAGCCGAGTTGCAAATTTATGGCACGGCCGTACGCTGGCGCGCGCAACTGGATCAGGAAGAAACCGACTGGCAGCAGGCACAACGTAAACAACACCGTTTACAGGCGCTGGCGCAAAGTTTGTTGCTACTTATCACCGGTGTGACGGTCACGCTGTTGCTGTGGATCTCTGCGGCAGGCGTCGGTTACGATAGCGCGCCTGGCGCGTTGATTGCGTTGTTCGTCTTCTGCGGATTGGCGGCCTTTGAAGCACTGGCACCGGTCGCAGGTGCGTTCCTGCCTCTGGCGCAGGTCACCAGCGCGGCGCAGCGGGTACAGGAGATTATCGATCAGCCTCCGGCCATTCGTTTCCCGAGCGCCAAAATCCACTCCACACCCGGCATTAGCCTGGCGCTGGATAATATTCAGTTCAGCTATCCACAACGCCCTGAAGCGGTTTTGAATCATTTTTCCCTGCATTTGCAGCCAGGCGAACATCTGGCGCTGCTTGGGCCAACCGGATGTGGCAAATCCAGCCTGCTGGCATTGATTACCCGAGGTTGGGAAGCGCAACAGGGCAGCATCACGCTGAACGACCAGCCTCTCGCCAACTGGGATGAAGCCTCGTTGCGTCAGCGCATTAGCGTGGTAACACAACGGGTGCATCTGTTTAGCCAGACCCTGCGTGACAATTTGTTGTTGGCAGCACCGACGGCAAGCGATGAACAACTCATCGAAGCCCTGCATCAGGTCGGCCTCGGCCATCTGGCGGATCACAGCGAAGGTCTGAATGCCTGGATGGGGGAAGGTGGCCGCCCTCTTTCCGGTGGCGAACTGCGTCGTCTGGCGATTGCGCGCGCGGTGCTGCATGGTGGCGATTTATGGTTGCTGGATGAACCAACCGAAGGTCTGGATGCTACCACTGAGCAACAAATCCTGACGCTATTGCAGCAGGTCAGCCACGGCAAAACCCTGATTATGGTGACGCATCGTCTTAGCGGCCTGACGCACATGGATCGTATTTGTGTGATGGACCAGGGACAAATCATTGAATCGGGTACCCATGACGAATTAATCTCAAAAGCAGGACGCTACTGGCGTTTCCATCAACGGTTTGCGCTATAG
- the aat gene encoding leucyl/phenylalanyl-tRNA--protein transferase, with translation MRLVQLSRDSLHFPPPEMALREPNGLLAMGGDLSPARLMNAYQRGIFPWFSPGDPILWWSPDPRAVMLPESFHLSRSMARFHRQSPYRVTMNQAFAQVLEGCASNRQEGTWITFEVKRAWLRLYELGHAHSVEVWHEQRLVGGLYGLALGQIFCGESMFSRQENASKTALWVFSQHFLQHHGRLIDCQVLNPHTASLGAVEIPRVDYLQYVQTLAWQPVLAGCWQTQTLF, from the coding sequence ATGAGATTGGTCCAACTGTCACGCGATTCGCTGCATTTCCCGCCTCCGGAAATGGCGCTACGCGAGCCAAATGGCTTGCTGGCGATGGGGGGGGATCTCTCCCCTGCTCGTCTGATGAATGCGTACCAGCGTGGTATTTTTCCGTGGTTTTCGCCCGGCGACCCGATTCTCTGGTGGTCGCCCGATCCGCGCGCGGTGATGTTGCCGGAATCATTCCACCTCAGCCGCAGTATGGCGCGTTTTCACCGTCAATCCCCCTATCGGGTCACCATGAACCAGGCGTTCGCGCAGGTACTGGAAGGCTGCGCCAGTAATCGTCAGGAAGGCACCTGGATCACCTTCGAGGTCAAACGCGCCTGGCTACGGTTGTATGAACTGGGCCATGCGCATTCGGTTGAAGTGTGGCATGAACAACGTCTGGTCGGGGGGTTGTACGGGCTGGCACTGGGACAGATTTTTTGCGGCGAGTCGATGTTCAGTCGTCAGGAAAATGCCTCCAAAACCGCGTTGTGGGTTTTCAGTCAACATTTTCTGCAACATCATGGCCGACTGATTGATTGCCAGGTACTGAATCCCCATACCGCCTCGCTAGGTGCCGTAGAGATTCCGCGCGTGGATTATTTGCAGTATGTACAAACCCTGGCATGGCAGCCTGTTTTAGCGGGTTGCTGGCAAACACAAACCCTTTTTTGA